The region GCCCTGAGGCAGTGAGCAGGATGTTGGCTCATGAGCCGCAGTTCCGAGCATTCGTATCGTCTCATCTGTCGACAACGTGCTCCCTGTTTATGACCGATAAATCACGGCTCTTGAGATCATGATGAACCACGCAAATGCGTCAAGCAACATGGAGATATACAGTGGCTAGTTGGAATGAAGGGAATCACGAAGGTAACCGGTTTCTCTGCCAAAGGTTACTCATCAAGCTGGCGCCATGTCTTGATAGAGATTGAATCCCTCTTAGTGATCTATAACACGGCTGCAGGAGTTGGGTCAGTGTGTTTTTCTGCTCATAGGGATTTTTTGCACTTAAACGACTTTTTGCGAATCAATAGGTCGGCAAGTATGAAACTGCCTCCGATTGAGCTCTGAGGTACTGGCAAGAGATGAAGCTGTTCATCTAAATACCATTAGTTATGCCATCAGAGTTGGGAACACAATCTGACATGCTTCCAGCTGGCTGCTTCCTTATTGTGTTAGATCAACGTCTGCTGAAATTGCATCTCAATGTTGGGTAACTGGATGCAGACATTCTCGCAGATGATATCTATCTATCCGTCCTGAAACATTCCCGAAAGCCCTATATAAGGACAGCAGATGGTGAGTATCCCAACGGAGACGGGAGATTACAGCTCCCGGGCATCTTTCACGGAACTGGaatcctcaaagaccttgtcGGGACTGGCGTGACTAGAATGGCAGAATAACTTGCAGACTAGTGTGCCGGATCAGGATCACATTGATATCCAAAAGGATATGAAATTATAAAGACTGTAGACTATACCCGgagaattcaagaagaaaagagctCTCAAGTAACGAAATCCGCGGTTGTCACATCACGTGCCTTGATTGTCGTAGAATTATATTTCACGTTCAAGTCAGGTCACTGGAATGTCGGTACTTTGTCATGGCTGAGATGATCTGGTGGAATTGTGCTTGCATCGAGTATATCGGAAGCCTGCACTGACACCCTCAAGCACTTTCGGGGTGACTACGGCACAGTTCAGCAAAATGAAAGCATCCAATAACTGCTTTCCATGATCGTGATGAGTGATACCGTTGGATTTTCCATCCAAAGCGGTAAAGATGGCATCGCCGAGGGAACATCGCAGCTACCGTTGGGTAGGATAGAAACCAGGATGGTGGTCCTGGTAGTTGCCCGAAGATTGCGAAATGTGACTAGGAGTACTACATTAGTGCTATTGTGGTCATCTCGGATGATAGTACGtcagttgctgatgaagtACTCCAGCAAGCAGTTGATACTGGAACCGCCAAAGTTAATGGGAATGTGGCCTAGGGGTTATGTCTCACCTGCATGCTTGCCTTGAAAGAGGAGTCTTTTACGAGCCATTAGATCTGCAGCGAAGAAATCATGTTCCCGCTGGCTATAGCCCAGATATGTGAATGGTGAAATAGTCGCTTACCGTGGATAGCCGTGTCATGCGCTCTGCTGTTCAAGAGcaaaagaataaagaagAATTTGTGAGCAAGAAGTTAATGTCAAGGAAAGTTGGAAGCTACAAGGACCACGCACTGTGATGCCAAGAAGCCCATGTAAAGATTGGCGCATCGCAAACTACGGCGGAGCTACTGGCCTGCTGAGAGGGTCAGGCAAACCTGAATCTGATTCTGCCTGTACACTGCTAGCTAAATTGACAATATTGTAGCTATGACATCCAGCTGAGTACTCTGCACCTTGGCATGGATCCTTCAGATAGACGCCAGATGACGGTCAGCGTCAAGCAATGTCTCACCAGCATCATCCCAGCCCATCATCCCAGCCCATCAATCCATCACATATCAGAAGCCAGCTTCTCGCCGGATACTCTACTTGGCACTCCTCTCAATCGTCTCGACATGGTTTGTGACAAGACACTCAAACTCTTCACTGCCGTAATAGAACGTGTTCCCGTCGTCTGGAGAGGGACCGCTGCTCAGGGTATCCCCATACTGCCAGTAAAGGTCGGCCGCGATGCCCGTCGCGTTCAGAGCTGCATTCTGCCACTGTTTCTCAATGGCGCAGTGGTTCGACGTCACGCCATATTCTTCGAACAGACACGGTTTTCCAGCGGCGGCGCAGGCAGCGGCGTGCGAAGTGATCCAGAGCTTGCCCCAGTCGTTATTTGTGCCCCCTGCTTCTTCGTTAGTTTTGTGTTTTGTGCACGGTAGCGGGTCGAAATAGGAGAAGCTATTGAGGGTGAAAAGAGAAGACAGAGGAACGTACAGCTATCCGGGTAGAGATGGAACGTCCCGAAATCAAT is a window of Aspergillus nidulans FGSC A4 chromosome VI DNA encoding:
- a CDS encoding uncharacterized protein (transcript_id=CADANIAT00009688), giving the protein MASPREHRSYRWEYYISAIVVISDDSTSVADEVLQQAVDTGTAKVNGNVA